The following are from one region of the Falco biarmicus isolate bFalBia1 chromosome 1, bFalBia1.pri, whole genome shotgun sequence genome:
- the ZNRF3 gene encoding E3 ubiquitin-protein ligase ZNRF3 isoform X2 → MHPLGLCNSNDEEDLYEYGWVGVVKLEQPELEPKPCLTVLGKAKRAVQRGATAVIFDVSENPDAIDQLNQGSEDPLKRPVVYVKGADAVKLMNIVNKQKVARARIQHRPPRQPTEYFDMGIFLAFFVVVSLVCLILLVKIKLKQRRSQNSMNRLAVQALEKMETRKFKSKSKGLREGSCGALDTLSSSSTSDCAICLEKYIDGEELRVIPCTHRFHKKCVDPWLLQHHTCPHCRHNIIEQKKGNAGPVCLESINPARSRQQRVILPVHYPGRVHRANQITAYPTRTSMDPHGNPITVLTVERHGEQSLYQAPSPAYIRSYQPIHLDHALNTHHCSLEHRAYSPAHNFRRPKFSGRNFSKAACFSQYETMYQHYYFQGLSYPEQDGQLPAGISSKGPSRAFQPGSSMLFPPVVHVVPSSRLESGSTSSFSCYHGHRSVCSGYLADCPGSDSSSSSSGQCHCSSSDSMVDCTEVSNQGVYGSCSTFRSSLSSDYDPYVYRSKSPCRVGEVGGANRGAIVLLEGPHQDELPAHGHGLVGADCRPVPASSSGDQLSNCSMDMNYSSNSSLEHRDPNGTTSEGGHEATPGAALDVKRNWKNPEIAGPLLEQACACCFELQHSALEPSSGTADCSALFLGSPLWGTCGPGIEPQAGNTPGLYSINSDHLHRTDGVKYEGLPCCFYEEKQVACSSNSGSGGGGCYTEDYAVNVQYTLPDDTLPSCCKGVCDLGQRIPIIPEDRDCEMILPTECQGTHTGGCSSWDGTPELDTYLHCQGMGEVQDEREVCYEATSFLRQNYSSQEEEAGMLFPSPPLNAQKLMTTTKATGAGSHPLERSQIGD, encoded by the exons GCAAAACGAGCAGTACAGCGAGGAGCCACAGCGGTCATCTTTGATGTTTCTGAAAACCCAGATGCCATTGATCAG ctgAACCAGGGCTCAGAGGACCCTCTGAAGAGACCAGTGGTGTATGTGAAGGGTGCTGATGCTGTCAAGCTAATGAACATAGTTAACAAGCAGAAAGTGGCACGAGCCAGGATTCAGCATCGCCCCCCACGG caacCCACGGAGTACTTTGATATGGGAATTTTCCTGGCTTTCTTTGTGGTTGTGTCTCTTGTTTGCCTCATTCTTCTTGTCAAGATCAAACTGAAACAACGACGTAGTCAG AATTCCATGAACAGGCTTGCAGTgcaagcactggaaaaaatggAGACCAGGAAGTTTAAGTCCAAGAGTAAGGGACTCCGGGAAGGTAGCTGTGGAGCGCTGGACACACTCAGTAGCAGCTCCACTTCTGACTGTGCCATCTGCTTGGAGAAGTACATTGATGGGGAG GAACTGCGTGTCATTCCCTGCACTCACCGCTTTCACAAGAAATGTGTGGATCCTTGGCTACTGCAGCATCATACCTGCCCTCACTGCCGCCATAATATCATAG AACAGAAGAAGGGAAATGCAGGCCCAGTCTGTCTGGAATCCATCAACCCAGCACGCAGCCGGCAGCAGAGGGTGATTCTGCCTGTCCATTACCCAGGCCGAGTGCACAGAGCAAACCAGATAACAGCGTATCCCACTCGGACAAGCATGGACCCTCACGGAAACCCTATCACAGTACTCACGGTTGAGCGACACGGTGAACAGAGCCTCTACCAAGCGCCGTCCCCAGCCTATATCCGAAGTTACCAGCCTATTCATTTGGACCATGCTTTAAACACGCATCACTGTAGCCTGGAACACAGGGCTTACTCTCCAGCTCACAACTTCCGAAGACCCAAGTTTAGTGGACGCAACTTTTCCAAAGCAGCGTGCTTTTCCCAATATGAGACCATGTATCAGCACTACTACTTCCAAGGCCTTAGTTACCCTGAGCAAGATGGACAGCTTCCAGCTGGCATTTCCTCAAAGGGTCCTTCCCGTGCCTTTCAGCCTGGTAGCAGCATGCTTTTCCCTCCCGTGGTACATGTAGTGCCCTCATCCCGCTTGGAGAGTGGCAGTACCTCCAGCTTTAGCTGCTATCACGGTCACCGTTCGGTGTGCAGTGGATATTTGGCTGACTGCCCTGggagtgacagcagcagcagcagttctggtCAGTGCCACTGCTCCTCTAGCGACTCCATGGTTGACTGCACTGAGGTCAGCAACCAAGGCGTTTATGGGAGCTGCTCCACCTTTCGCAGCTCTCTGAGCAGTGACTATGACCCGTACGTTTACCGCAGTAAGAGCCCTTGCCGAGTGGGTGAGGTTGGTGGTGCAAACAGGGGTGCAATTGTTCTCTTGGAGGGCCCCCACCAGGATGAGCTTCCAGCTCATGGTCACGGCCTGGTGGGTGCTGACTGCCGGCCTGTGCCAGCTTCTTCCTCAGGGGACCAACTGTCTAACTGCAGCATGGATATGAACTATAGCAGTAATTCCTCACTAGAGCACAGGGATCCAAATGGCACTACCTCAGAGGGAGGACATGAGGCCACTCCTGGTGCTGCATTGGATGTTAAAAGGAACTGGAAGAATCCAGAGATAGCAGGGCCACTTCTGGAGCAAGCATGTGCATGCTGCTTTGAACTCCAGCACTCTGCCCTGGAGCCTAGCAGTGGGACGGCTGACTGTAGTGCACTCTTCCTTGGCTCTCCGCTGTGGGGGACGTGTGGCCCAGGAATAGAACCACAGGCAGGGAACACCCCGGGCTTGTACAGTATTAACTCAGACCACTTGCATAGGACAGATGGGGTAAAATATGAGGGGTTGCCCTGCTGCTTCTATGAAGAGAAGCAGGTAGCCTGTAGTAGCAACAGTGGCAGTGGAGGTGGTGGCTGCTATACAGAAGACTATGCAGTGAATGTGCAGTACACGCTTCCCGATGACACCTTGCCAAGCTGCTGTAAGGGTGTATGTGATCTGGGTCAACGCATTCCCATAATTCCTGAAGACAGAGACTGTGAGATGATCCTACCTACAGAGTGCCAAGGGACCCACACGGGCGGCTGTAGTTCCTGGGATGGAACACCTGAGCTGGATACTTACCTGCACTGCCAAGGGATGGGAGAGGTACAGGACGAGAGGGAGGTGTGCTACGAGGCAACATCATTCCTGCGGCAGAACTACTCCTCTCAGGAGGAAGAAGCGGGAATGCTCTTTCCCAGTCCCCCTCTGAACGCCCAGAAGCTGATGACAACCACAAAGGCCACAG GTGCTGGATCTCATCCCCTGGAGAGAAGCCAAATCGGTGACTAG